One segment of Pseudophryne corroboree isolate aPseCor3 chromosome 10, aPseCor3.hap2, whole genome shotgun sequence DNA contains the following:
- the LOC134966928 gene encoding trypsin-2-like isoform X2: MYCHPEYNSTTYDNDIMLLKLASPAIMNDYVSAISLPTEPVDDDTICIISGWGSTSSPDESYPDVLQCLNITTISASVCQELSGNDIITDNMICAGDLEGGKDSCQGDSGGPLVCGSVLQGITSWGDFICGTPNKPGIYTKVFNYLSWIKDIMENEAQETC; encoded by the exons ATGTATTGCCATCCAGAATATAACAGCACCACTTATGACAATGATATCATGCTCCTGAAGCTAGCATCTCCAGCCATCATGAATGACTATGTGAGTGCTATCTCCTTACCCACTGAGCCCGTGGATGATGACACCATTTGTATCATCTCTGGATGGGGATCCACCAGCAGCCCTGATG AGTCGTACCCCGATGTGCTGCAGTGTCTGAACATCACCACTATATCTGCCTCTGTCTGTCAGGAGCTCTCCGGGAATGATATCATAACCGACAACATGATTTGTGCCGGAGATCTTGAAGGGGGGAAAGATTCCTGCCAG ggagattccgGGGGGCCCCTCGTGTGTGGCTCCGTGTTACAGGGAATCACATCGTGGGGAGACTTTATCTGCGGAACGCCAAACAAGCCAGGAATCTATACTAAAGTCTTCAATTATCTCTCCTGGATTAAGGACATCATGGAGAATGAGGCTCAGGAAACATGCTAA
- the LOC134966928 gene encoding trypsin-like isoform X1 — protein sequence MFIVLVVALLGSAVKAHSIDRIIGGEDCPPHSQPWLAVLYYFNRFICGGILIDEYWVLTAAHCRMTNIQIHLGKHNRKVHEDTEQLTYADKMYCHPEYNSTTYDNDIMLLKLASPAIMNDYVSAISLPTEPVDDDTICIISGWGSTSSPDESYPDVLQCLNITTISASVCQELSGNDIITDNMICAGDLEGGKDSCQGDSGGPLVCGSVLQGITSWGDFICGTPNKPGIYTKVFNYLSWIKDIMENEAQETC from the exons ATGTTTATTGTACTTGTCGTGGCTCTGTTGGGGTCAGCAG ttaaggcccattccattgACCGGATAATAGGGGGAGAGGACTGCCCGCCTCATTCCCAGCCATGGTTGGCGGTACTGTACTACTTCAATAGGTTTATCTGTGGCGGAATCCTTATCGATGAGTACTGGGTTCTGACAGCGGCTCACTGCAGGATGAC GAATATTCAGATTCATCTTGGAAAACATAACCGGAAAGTCCATGAGGACACCGAACAGTTAACGTATGCTGATAAAATGTATTGCCATCCAGAATATAACAGCACCACTTATGACAATGATATCATGCTCCTGAAGCTAGCATCTCCAGCCATCATGAATGACTATGTGAGTGCTATCTCCTTACCCACTGAGCCCGTGGATGATGACACCATTTGTATCATCTCTGGATGGGGATCCACCAGCAGCCCTGATG AGTCGTACCCCGATGTGCTGCAGTGTCTGAACATCACCACTATATCTGCCTCTGTCTGTCAGGAGCTCTCCGGGAATGATATCATAACCGACAACATGATTTGTGCCGGAGATCTTGAAGGGGGGAAAGATTCCTGCCAG ggagattccgGGGGGCCCCTCGTGTGTGGCTCCGTGTTACAGGGAATCACATCGTGGGGAGACTTTATCTGCGGAACGCCAAACAAGCCAGGAATCTATACTAAAGTCTTCAATTATCTCTCCTGGATTAAGGACATCATGGAGAATGAGGCTCAGGAAACATGCTAA